In Conger conger chromosome 5, fConCon1.1, whole genome shotgun sequence, the DNA window TTTGTGGACATGGCAGTTGTACAAGGTCAAATAAAGAAGATTGAAGAGGGACACTCACACAAAACTGAGAagaaggggaagagggagataCAGAAAAAACTGAAGCATAGAGATATCAGACCACGAACAAGAAATAACAGATGGAAGGAGAGCAACTTCAGCACCCCaagtaaaaaaatttaattataCATGGAATTAAACCAGCAAAACCTACAATAGAAATAAAGCTATGGACATTTAGTAGATGCAGATCGTTTTGGGGACCAGGTCTGCTTTACCTCAAATTACAAAACCTATGGGTCAACTCCCACAATGTACAATATATAATTTTACTAGCTGTGTTTGTTCAGTCAGTTATAATACAGTACAATTTAGTCATACAAAAGCTTTCAGTCACAGATAAGACAAAAAATGCAAGCAATTAGACACCAATATCATATTTGCACTGCAGATCATGTTAGTGGTGGGTGGACCCACAGAATGTCAGGGTCATGGTTTATCCTCTGTAGACGTTCTCTCAGAGCACAACGGCAAGCTCCTTAAAGCTTTATGTTCTTGAGAAAAATGTCACTGGGTTTATGTTGCAAAAATGGTGCAGTTACATTTCCTCAATATATTTTAAACTTATTTAAAATAACCCTATGCTTTCCTTCATGAAATTCAATTACTGCAATATCtatttcaaccaatcagaactAAAGTGACAAGGCACAtttaaacacataaatacacaaacgGATAACACTGATCGACAGCTTTTAAAAATGAGGGCATaacaaaaaactgtttaaaactTAAGTGCCAAGTGAGGAGAGATTTTCTTGGGTAAAAGATCTATAACTCCTCTATAAATTAATCACAGATTATTATCTACATCGTGAATATtaacattattcatcatcattAAAATTTGCGTAGCAGCATAGAGCAGAGTGCACCCTGGAGATACGAGCTTGTGCAAACATACTTTTGGATATTCATTAAGCCCCTAGAGTCTGTAGCTGCATGCTCCTCAGTGATGGGTGTGTGAGGAtggtgatgatgaggaggaaggCTGAGAGGGGAGCAGGCTGTGGGACCGGGCGGGTCGTGGGGGCCGGgcctgctgggaggctgagctTGATTCAGAAGAGTCCTGCCCGGGGCTTCCCTCCTTCACCTCCGTATCCAGCTGTGCCGGACACTCAAAATGGACACAGTGGAACACCTGgtcacacaaagaaaaaacGGGGAGACATTATCAGATTTGGTGACAATGACAgcttatatattacattacattattggcatttggcagacgctcttatcaagagcgacgtacagttgattagactaagcaagagacaatcctcccctggagcaatgcagggttaagggccttgctcaagggcccaacggccgtgcagatcgtattgcggctacaccgggattagaaccatcgaccttgcgtgccttgcgtgtcccagtccttgaCCTTAACCacaaccgctacgctacaggccgctactgGGCGGGGTCATACATTTCTGGACAACTGACATTCCCCTCTAACCTCATTGGCAGTGTTGTGGGTCCCCACGATGCGGATGAAGGAGGctggctgtttttcaaacctcAGCGTCTGCCAGGACCTGCGGGCATAGAGAGAGCCCGTGAGAGGCAGACAGATGGAGAGGATAATGATGAAGGCGGCAAGTTACAAGTTACAATGAGAAAGATTCTGCAAGATGGAGAGGGAAACGGAGAGAGGGAAACGGAGAGAGGGAAACGGAGAGAGGGAAACGTTACACGCCCAGTCCTCTCACTGGTGTCCCTAGTGGCATGTGGCTGGTGGCTCGTTCGTTTTGCGTTTTCTTTCATTGTGAGGTATTCTGGcacagggacagagggagagacaggggagacAGGAAGAGAAGCTCACCGGCAGGCCACCTTTGTTCGGTCAACCACCTTGGTCCACTGCTGCTGATTGGTAGAGAGCTCGACGTAGTAACTGTAGCTGCGCGTGTCACAGTCCCAAAGCAACAATCTGTCCAGATATATGCATTACTCAACCAGGTTCTCCTCCATCACATGGAAAGACACTCAGAAACAGCGTCTGCTCTCCTACCTTAGGGAGCCCACCATGTAGGGCTGAGCCAGCTGGATTACAATGGCCCCGGACCCCAGCTGGTGACAGGTGTAGCCCGAATCCCAGTCATAATTCCTCGTATCCCCATTGAGCAGGGCATTTCGGCTTCGGCTCACCCCCTCAATGACACTGGCACAAGCGGAGATGGTGGCTACGTTCTCACTGGGCACTGTTCAGCAGAAACAGAGGAAGTGACAGCGAGCTCTTTCCTGGAGTGATAACTTGAATGTcactttttgtatttaataGTACTTTCTCAGCCAAAATTATTTGCTTTGGCAACCCTATATTTGGCATGCCAATGAAGAACCAGTGGAAATAAATTCACAAGAGGGAGAGTAAttatgaatgcataaaaattctaaacaaaGATACAAAATATTCATTTAGCACATGCTGTTAAATAACCATCTGACACAGTTTATGATCACAACCATGTTCCTGAGCACCTTACATACCCAGAAGTCCTTTCTCCAGAATGAATGAGCGATGGGTGAACATACACTCAAAGGCAACCAGGTGAAAGACCTTGTTAACGGTGTTGTGCGTTCCCACGATGCGCACATACCTGAAATGCAGCACAGCTGAGCACAATCACAATGAAAACTTCACATCTGTGTCATGTGAATTAATGCATCTTCTCAAATTCATGTAGTTAGTCATTTAGGATTTTCAAGTACTATGTTTGTGTGAACCCGGCCTGTGAAAGTGGTCCCAATAGTTCTGTACttgggagagagatggagggagtgcAATATGACAGTACCGACACACTCGGGCTGGGAAGTAGAGATTCTGCCAGGAGCGGCACAGGTACTTGGCGTGATCCGCGACACGCACCCAGTCCAGTTCATCCATGGACACCTCAATATAGTAGGAGTACGACCTGTAGGGGATGAAAAATAATGacagaaacaaacaagaaatggggggaaaaatgggAGAAGGAGATTCTTGCTTTGGGAAAGGAATTGCCGAACACAAAGCATGCATGAAAGCTTTCTTTTTCAAACGATGATTTCAACAAGCTCTTGCGTGAGATACTCCGCACAGGAGAAAGCGTACCGGCTGTCCCTGTCCCACAGAAGGATGCGGACGTGGTTGATGATGGAGGGCTGGCCCAGTTTGACCTGGATCCCGGCGTGGCCGTCGTCCTCGATGGGGTGTCGGGAGAAGCCGTGGTCCAGGTCGTAGTTCTGCGTGTCTCCGTCCAGCAGCGCAGACTTCAGCTCGCCCTTGACTACCTGGGCGCCATGCTTCATCGTAGCTATGTTCTCCTCTGGGACTGAAGCAGCCACAGAGAAGTTGAGACCTTTCCTACTCATTCCCATTGGTTTCTGTTTGCAACGGGATAAGTTACATGCCCAGTCTTCTCACTGGTGTCCCTAGTGGCATGTGGCTGGTGTCTCGTTTGTTTcgcgttttcttttctttaattGCAGGACTGGCAGCACCTGTTGGAAACCCTTTGTAAGGAGCTCAGTaacagctgagaggaagtgcaCTCTGCAGCAGCAACCATCTGGGTTCCACACAGCCTGTGTTTCTGCCTTTTGCCTTTTTgtaaatataccttttttttttgttaacaaattctaattttttattattattattcttctttAAACAAACACTCAGTTTTTTTGTTCTATCACCCAGGGCCGGGCCAAAAAAGATACGCCTAACAAGCCTCTTCCCTCAAAAACTGCAACCGTTTCGGTGTTGATAAAATCCCAAAACTGGAGTACTAGGCACACAGTGATGCAGACCCACTGAGCATGTGCGTGACCTGGACACGCTGAATTTGTAAGCGGTACACAATGAACGCATGCAGCATTCTGGACGAATGAGCATGTCAATGGGCCAAGCCATTGGGTTCAGACTCAATGGACACGTGCCGGATGAAAACTCACTCAGCATGCCGCGGTAGCTGAGGTCCATGTCTCGGCTCTCAGAGCGGGTCTTGATGGCGTCTAGCAGGTCGTCAGGGCTCACCAGACCGGAGGGCCTCACCACGTTCAGCATCTCCGTCAAGCTCATGAGAGGAAGTCGCACtgctgacatcacttcctgcgtTGCCGTCCCCTCGCCGTTCTGCCGGCACCAACGGCACAGCGCTTGGAATATCTCTTTCTCGCTCGCTGCAAATGAGTCCCTCCTCACCACTGTCAGCAGAGCAGTCTGGAGGGACCAGAGAGAGAACCAGAGGAATGACATGCTaagggggtaaaaaaaagtCCCAGAAGGCACACCCTGCAAGTCTCTATATCTGTAACTCTATTTTTCCTCTTTCCCATCATTCCATCATTCTTCTCTTCCACCCAATTTAGTTAATTCCATTCCAGCTCCTGCCATGCACACATTGAACTGCCCCTGGTGGTTGCTGGTGCTACCTACTTTCTCCATCCTCTCTTCTTGCGTCCTCTTTCCATTTCCTTTATACTTATAATTAGCTTTTCACCCTGTATCCTCTTGCTCAACCAGCAACCCCTCCCATACAATTGCCCTGTTGTTTCACCCTCCCTCGAATCCTATCCCTACCGTTGAGAGAGCGAGGAAGCCATCAGAAGCCAGAACCTCAGGCGCATGGCAGTCCATATACGCACAGCAGGCAGCGCTGAGTGTGCTGAGGCTATACAGGCTGGCCACGTCGAACACCAGACACACGTTGTGGGTGTGCAGCACAGTGCGCAAGAATTCACAGGTGGAGTCCTCTAGTGGCTGGAGGCCATAGCGATGGGCCAGGCCCAAGAAGTCCAGTAACACTTCTTCACGGGCAGAACTGAGGCTTGCACGGCCGGTGTACAGGTAATGTAGCAGCATGGAGAAGGCTTCGGGCCGAGTCTCCTCCAAGCACACCTCCACCTGGGGCTGGGACTCCTTCATCCCACCATACAGCAGCGCTCTAAAAGAGAGGatgcatacattttgtcacACTGATACTAATCATGTAATATGAGACTCTGACTGTAAATAACTGGCATTGAGGCATGTATAAGTTCTAATGTGGTCAAGTTCACAGTGAATCCAATCTTGTGTGCTTCAGCATTGCAAGTAGGCCTGATCAGTGGTTCTCAAGTTCGGTCCTGGGGcgcccctgtgtatgctggtttacatttacattaaaaaaatgaatgtttaatgctgtaatattttttattcacaaaATTTAAAGCACAAGTGACATGATGGTGTTTTACTATGCCCTGAGCTTTAAATGGtgtgtgaatatattttttaagatcAAAACCTATTTATTTGCAACTTTGGCGATTCATCTGTTGCTTTTTACAAACCATACAAGACATTTTCATAGCTCACCAGCCTGGTGACATTGGCAATATATTTCTGCACACTTCAGCATTGTTGTATGGTCGTTTTACAATGAAAATCCAGATCCCACTGGGAACACCCACCTGAAATAGTGGCAGCGTGCTGCCAGAATGACTCTATGTGCAGGGAAGCGCTTTTCCTCCACGATGAATGTAACATCGCTGTAGTCCTCTCCTGGAACCAGCGCACCAAGCTGCTCTGATAGCAAGTGAACATGGTCTATCTCTGACACAGATGCCAGTGGCCGTAAGGGGTGGCTGTTGCTCATGACTAAGCAGGGGCTCTCACATCTAGATTGCGGGGGAAATAGACATGCCTCACATGAGCAATCATAGTTGTACAGAGGTTAACCTTCAAAAATAAGCTTCACTATCGAAATGGTCCTCTTCCCTACAGTGGGAAAACTCAGTACTCAGTACTAATAACATCAATATGTTGTCCCATGTAATATCACTTTAAGCAATCTTCTGCCGCTGTGTTGGATACGGAGATGTTCTCCTGtccaccctctcctcctctgaccaATCGCTCATTTGTGCCTccacttcacttcactttttCTTGACTGAGTTAGTTATCAGCTAGCTGGCAAATTTGCTACATCTCTTTGTAGATCTATTCCTGTACCGTTTTATTCTGCTACTGACACTTTGTGAACATGAGCTGCAACCCTAAATTATGCAAGCCCTCACTGCCATCGTCTAAACTTAATTAAATAACTAATGAAATTACTACATACATCTCAGTCCTACACAGTCTGTAGAAAAAATACATGGCTAATACTTTTGGGGGTGATACCTACGATCACCAACTTCATTGTCTCAGCCTCGCATTGAGCTCGCATCAAGATTCCACTGTCACCAGTCACCCTGTTAAATGCAGGTAGAAATGTGTTCGGTGTAAAATTAAAAAGGTCGTTGCTGTCAAACATACGTAGCATATCGACAGCCTCACTGTAGTGTTTATAAACCTCAGTTCGctatgctggaaaaaaaaacattttgccctGCGAGTTAAATGCATGTCTATTGTTTGTTTCTTAGTTCTGTGTTTTCATTGGCGTGAGATGTGTTTGGGTCGCCTGAGAGTGTGAGACTGAAAGCGTAAGAGTTGGCACCCTGAATGGTTAGAAgtaatttcacaattttttcACCGATTAGTTCATTATAACATCTATATATTTCGCGAGCTAATTTGATCTGAAGTCAAACATTACTAACacaattacatattttgcatGACTTAGCTTAACTATACAAGCCCGCTAGCTAGCTAAGACAGGTGGTTGGCTTACTTCGGTTATGCAGCTTTCAGGCTAGATGTCGACCTAGTAGCATGTCAAGTAGCAATCTGTAATTAACGCTCCATTCAGGTTTTAATGACCAGTAAAAGCTAGCAAGTTGGTAAGATAACCAACTGACACCATAACAGAACCTAAAGCGCAcaagcgcacgcacgcacgcacgcacgcacgcacacacacacacacacacacacacctcttaaGATAACTAAGACTAAGAGCTAAGTTAGTTACTTACCAACGATGAGATCAGTTTTCAACCTTAACGCTAAGCTACCTGCGTTACGTTCTATagcgctctctcccctctcgtTTCttctgattattttttaaataacaatagCGGAAATAACCGTGTTGTGGTCATGAAAATTTGACCATAAATTGGTATGTGGGCCTgatgaagtgaaaaaaaaatatatactcaaAACATCCTGTACAACCCCGGATGGTATTCCTAGCACTAGGTAGAAATATGTCTTAAATGGTTTGTGAGCGCCTCTTTTGGTTAGGATGACCAAAACACGAACGTAGACCTTCATAATTATTCTGACAAGtgcgtttttttgttgttactttgTTGTACTTCACAAAGTACTGGCCATTTATAATTCCGAAATGGTTCTGCCTGGGAGCTTTACACACATTTCGCACCACGAAGGACCCTGTTTTTTCTGAGCGTCCTCATGAGCTGAATTGTTTGTTATGAGTATCTACCAATTCGATCACCCAAAATGGCCGAGGCATCATTTTCAGATGTCTGTAATGATCTTTTTTGTAAGATTGCAAAGGTAACCAAGTTATTCATACTGTAAAAACAATGAATCTATGGAAAATAATGGTTGTAAATGTACACAACTTCAGCAGAAGAAGATAATAGGCATAATCTTTTCAGcctaatacatttatttcatggacatatgtacacataattTGTGGAAATGGATATCACCCTTGCATAACGCTGCTTTATTCTGTAATATTACATAGTCATTATGATCTGTTTCACACTGTTGCGCTACCCAAACACATCTCGTATCAATTAGAAACGGGTTGTTTCTCAATACCAAGAACACTACAACATTCTTGTGTTCTTGGGAATAACATTCTCACGATGTGTTCTTCACCAAAACAGTCTTTCaagaacacaaaaacagccaACAGTGTTATGTCCTTAATACAGTCGTGACCATGTCTACTGTGCTAGAGGACAAGCCATCCATATAACTCCATGCGTGTTTACaccaaaaaatattgtttaaatCTCGGGTCAGCTACAGCGCATATAAATACTTGCAGATAAATACTATAAATACTGCGGATGAACCAATGATAAAGGCTTGAGC includes these proteins:
- the LOC133128513 gene encoding BTB/POZ domain-containing protein 9-like, producing MSNSHPLRPLASVSEIDHVHLLSEQLGALVPGEDYSDVTFIVEEKRFPAHRVILAARCHYFRALLYGGMKESQPQVEVCLEETRPEAFSMLLHYLYTGRASLSSAREEVLLDFLGLAHRYGLQPLEDSTCEFLRTVLHTHNVCLVFDVASLYSLSTLSAACCAYMDCHAPEVLASDGFLALSTTALLTVVRRDSFAASEKEIFQALCRWCRQNGEGTATQEVMSAVRLPLMSLTEMLNVVRPSGLVSPDDLLDAIKTRSESRDMDLSYRGMLIPEENIATMKHGAQVVKGELKSALLDGDTQNYDLDHGFSRHPIEDDGHAGIQVKLGQPSIINHVRILLWDRDSRSYSYYIEVSMDELDWVRVADHAKYLCRSWQNLYFPARVCRYVRIVGTHNTVNKVFHLVAFECMFTHRSFILEKGLLVPSENVATISACASVIEGVSRSRNALLNGDTRNYDWDSGYTCHQLGSGAIVIQLAQPYMVGSLRLLLWDCDTRSYSYYVELSTNQQQWTKVVDRTKVACRSWQTLRFEKQPASFIRIVGTHNTANEVFHCVHFECPAQLDTEVKEGSPGQDSSESSSASQQARPPRPARSHSLLPSQPSSSSSPSSHTHH